CAATACGTTGATCAAACCATTTCTTTCTTCGAACCGGTATACCCCACGCATGGTATTAGCCGCTAAATGGCCGAGATTATAATTCACATAGGTATATCCATCGTACGGCATGGCAACATATCTGTGATAGAAGTATTTCCCTTCATGCGACATCATGATCAGAGCTGCACCTTTACTGACAAAACCCGCCCAGTACCGCAACGTGTCCTCTTGTTTTTCGCGAGATAAAACCAATGAAATTATTTCATCATGAAAATCATACAATTTTTCACGCGCTTTTGTTTTTTTGTTCCAACGGATTAACTGATGTCGAGAAGTTGCTAGCAGCCAATCCGGATGCGTAGGTACACTTTGGACATTTTGTGTAATAAAATCATTTTTGAATACTGTTTTAAATGCCGTATCAAGTAAAACAAACTCACCACCTTGCACCGCAAGATGCCCCCACACCGTATCGAGCATTGTTATTCGAAAATTGATATCGGGTATACGCACCCATTCGGATAATAGCGGAGAGCGCGCATCTTTTTTTTCATAATACAATCCCTGAGTCGTACCCATCACCATACGCCCGCCGTACCGCAGCATCGTGGTCACAGATCCCTGAAATCCTTGGCCGTCACGACGTGTTCGTATCGGATTGTGCCAATCAAAAGATATGATACCGTTTTCGGAGCATAACCAGATGCTCCCGTCTTGGGCCTGATACGCCGATTTTATATTATTGGTCGGCAATCCGTCTGTCATATCGGCCTGTACCAGCAGAAAGCCGGACGAATCCATCAATGCAATACCATGAGATGTACTGGTCAACAAATAGTTTCCATCTTTCAGTCGAATACATGATGACGGAACAAAAGCACTAATATCAAATGAAGATTTGAAAACCTGCAAGGTTTCCGTCAGCGGATCATACACCAAGGGCTCGGATTTGGATGTAAGTAAAAGATATTGACCATTGCGCCAGGGCACGATGCTCGAAACACGCCGCTCGCCGAGCGATTCAGAATTTTTTAAAATGGAAAACTCGAGACTTTGCCGATTGAGTACATAAATGCCTTCTCCCGGAATCGGCGCCCAAATCGTATTACCGACTTTAAAAATAAGGCGGAATCCTTTTTTTCTTTTCAATAACTTCGTTTCGCCAAGATGATAGCGTATCACACCGGCAAACGAACCAAAATAAACCTCATCATCTAATATTATCGTATTCCACACCTGCGTAATACCGTTGATCGAATCACGTAGACCTGTTGATAGTGAATAAAATTGATACATGCCGACCGTATCCGCTTTCAAAAAACCCCAATCGGAATGACCGCCTACCCAAATCGTACCCGTTTCACTAACGTCAATCGAAAATGCACCTCCCGGAATATCAAGCTGCGTTTTGCGCCATCGCTGTCCGTCAAACTGCAACACATAACCCGGTCCGCCGTTGGCAAACAGCATGACGCCGTCATGCGCTTGTACGGCACGCCAAACCTGTTGAAAACCTTCATAGGCTTTGGGGGGATAATAAATAAAGTCAGGTAACCCGAAACGCGATTGGGCGCGAATCGGGTTTAGTATGATTAGACCAAAAATTAATACGGTTAATGCACTGTACCGACGAAAATAGTTCATGAAAAACAACCCATTCGGTGAATAACATATTAATGTAGGTATCCGCACGTATCATTGCTACAGATTTTGCCCTACATCATAATGTAGGAGTTATTCGAAGATAAAAAAAAACCAGCATCATTGCAGGGCTTCGAAGTTATAAAACATTTCCGGAATGTAATTAATATTTTCAAAAAAACTGACTTCACTTTACAGCTTTACTTAACCAAACATTATTAAATCGTCGCACAGACGACGCGTAGGTTTGGAAATTCCTTACTCTTGCAGATAAAGGTACGTAGGCTATCGAATGCGCTAATGGTATAAAAGGAAGGTCGTCATTAAACAGTTCGCAAGCTTTGTTATATATTACGGCACGGCTCCGCGTATCTAATGTTTTTCGTCCTTGATCAATCAAAACATGCATGGCATCACTATCATAAAAAGAAGTATTTGTTGACAAATTCCCCTCCACAACGCTCTTATCAAGTAAGGGATGAAAAAAGAAATGCGGATCCGGCGCATCACCGATCCACCCCGATATACTCATGTCATACTCACCTTTTTTTCTACGCTCAAGAAATTCTTTCCATTCGGTAACGACAATTTGCACGTCAATGCCGATTACCGAAAGATCACGCTTAATCAACTCGGCTGCAAGTTGCCCATTCGGCATATATTCACGGGGGATAGGAATAGGCCACAGAGTACACCGAAATCCATCCGGATAGCCCGAAGTTTTCATAAACTTTCGTGCCGCTATCGGATCGTATTTTGTCATAGGAATATTATTATTATATCCCAAAACTTGCGGAGGTATAGGATTTTTTGCGATCCGCCCGTTGTCACCATATACCGCGGTAATGATCTCTTCACGGTTTATCGCATGCGCTATAGCTTTGCGTACATTTTCATCTTTAAAAAAAGATCGCTTAAGATTCATTGCAAGATAAGCGATATTCATACCAAAAGATTGAACCATCTTAACCTTAGACGTATCGTACGCACGATGAATGACGTTTTTAGGCGGCGCATCAGCAATGTCAAGAGAACCGCTCAACATCATTTTCCAGCGGGTTTCGACATCCGGAATCGTTTGAAAAATAAGAGAATCAATATACGGTGGTCCCGCCCAATAAGCTTTGTTTGAGCGAAGTACAACTCTATCGGCATCCCAGTAGCTAAATCGAAATGGTCCCGTTCCAACCGGATTTTTTGAAAATTCTTGGCGGGTCAAACTCACAGACTCCGGGCTTACAACCGACATAAAATTCAGTGTCAACAATCCGAGAAACGTTGCATCCGGTTCATGCAACGTAATACGAAATGTTGAATCATCCACCGCTTCCATACTTCGTACAATACGATCCATTCCAA
This bacterium DNA region includes the following protein-coding sequences:
- a CDS encoding ABC transporter substrate-binding protein, with the protein product MFTVNKTTFLVRLVVLSVLVICSISACGPSASNEMQSDKKPEYGGALVYGKSGHPITLDPAQSGETESSVIIANIFDGLVEQIPGRVGIKPALAHSWDVSSDGKVYTFQLRQGIRFHDGTQLTASSVLFSFLRQKQGSASESVVFEDWKNFGMDRIVRSMEAVDDSTFRITLHEPDATFLGLLTLNFMSVVSPESVSLTRQEFSKNPVGTGPFRFSYWDADRVVLRSNKAYWAGPPYIDSLIFQTIPDVETRWKMMLSGSLDIADAPPKNVIHRAYDTSKVKMVQSFGMNIAYLAMNLKRSFFKDENVRKAIAHAINREEIITAVYGDNGRIAKNPIPPQVLGYNNNIPMTKYDPIAARKFMKTSGYPDGFRCTLWPIPIPREYMPNGQLAAELIKRDLSVIGIDVQIVVTEWKEFLERRKKGEYDMSISGWIGDAPDPHFFFHPLLDKSVVEGNLSTNTSFYDSDAMHVLIDQGRKTLDTRSRAVIYNKACELFNDDLPFIPLAHSIAYVPLSARVRNFQTYASSVRRFNNVWLSKAVK